The genomic interval GTAAGAGTAAGTGATAATTGGAAACTGATAAAAGACTATCATTTTGAAGGATACGCAAAATATAATGATGAGTTGATACGTTTTATCAATGAATTTAAACAAGAAACCAGTATTCCGTTAGATCCAATTTATACAGGTAAAATGCTTTTCGGAATATTAGATTTAATTAAGAAAGATCATTTTCCAGAGAATAGTAAAATACTTGTAATTCATACTGGAGGTTTGCAAGGAATTACTGGATTTAATGAAAAGTTGAAAAGTAAAAATGAAACATTAATACATATTTAATGAGATTAAAATTAGTGTTTTTTTATGTTTTGTTATCATTTATATTAGTTGGTTGCGGAGCTTCTAAAAAAATAACTAAACCTAAAAAAACTGTTGTTTCTGTAGAACCAAAACCAGTAAAATTACCTTCAGTAAAGCAGCAGAAGCATATTAAAAAGCTTACCAATAAAAACCCTAGACTTAATAAAAACACACTAAATTATATTAAAAAGTATGCATCGTTAGCTGTACATGAAATGCATCTATATAAAATTCCAGCAAGTATTACTTTGGCGCAAGGAGTTTTAGAATCAGGTAGTGGAAGAGGGCAGTTAGCCTCAAAGTCTAACAATCATTTTGGGATAAAATGTCATACTACTTGGCAAGGTGCAAGAGTGTATTATGATGATGATGCAAAAGGCGAATGTTTTAGGAAGTACCAGTATGTAGCTACTTCTTATAGAGATCATTCTAAGTTTTTAAGTGCTAGAAAACGTTATGCTTTTTTATTCAATTTCAGTAGAAAAGATTATAAATCTTGGGCTAGAGGATTAAAAAAAGCGGGATATGCAACCGATAAAAAATATCCTAAAAAACTAATAAAAATTATTAAGGATTATAAGTTATACGAATTTGATAAAATTTCTAAAAGAGATTTTAAGAAATTTACAAAGGAGTCTCCAACATCTGAAGAAAAAAAATCAAATAAAAAATACTACACCATTAAAAAAGGTGATACACTTTATTCTTTAGCTAGAAAGTTTAATTTAACAGTTGCAAAATTAAAATCAATGAATGGTTTAAGAAATAATAGCTTAAGTATTGGTCAGGAATTAAAAGTTAAATAAAAAAGTTCGAAAAACAGAAGTTTTCCGAACTTTAATTTGGTAACCTACGCTTACTGTTACCAAGAATAATTTTTCAGCTTAGCTTGTCTTTTTATCGCCTTAATCATTAAGTTATCAATGTTTTTTACATCTTTATTTTTCTGATTCTCGGCAATGTATTTTCTTCTTTTTTTATTTAATTCTTGTATTTTTTGTTGAATTTCTTTTCGCTTTTTAGCTTGTTCTTTCACATAGGCTTTTATTTCTTTTGAACTTTTATTTTTTAGGTGTTTTGGTAATTGCTCTTTTTTAATGTTTGTATAATCAATTTCCTTTTCTTCCTCAGCATCCACTAAATCCCAACTGGAGTTTTTATACAATCGAGAACTTTTAGATACCGCTCTTTTTACAGCAACAACTTCATCTAAAGCTTCTGCATTATTATCTTGTGCAAATTGATTTGCAAATTTTGAATGCCCTTTACTACCATAATAAATATATGTTTTGTTTAATTTTTTGTTGCAGATTATAATTTCATCATCAAATGGTGTAACAATATGTACTATTCTTTTGTTATGGTTAATAGTCATATAATCTCCTCCTCCAGAATTTGCACCGTCTTGCCATTTTCCAGCAACTCCATTTTGAAATCGGCCACAAAAAATAGTGTTGATTATGATATCTTTTTCTTTTGCATCAGAAATAGCTTCTTTATAATTAATTTTTCCCTGGGTAAAAGGTTCATTACCTGCAATAAAAATTAATCGTAAATCTTTTTTGTTTCTTCCCCATTCTAATTCTTTTAATGAGGTTTTAATTACTTGTCCGCAAAACTCACTTCCACCATTTGTGGTTAAAGAAAAAAGTTTTTCAGAGATTTCATCCAAATCACTGCTAAAGTGTAAAACTCTTCTTATAAATCCATTTCTAGCTGCTAATTTATCATTCCCGTATTCATATAAAGCAATTTCTAAATTAGGTTTGTTAATTCCGTATTTAGCATAGGATAATTCGTTTACAATTTCCCATAATTTTGTTTTTGCTTGATTGATTAACCCATCCATACTATTACTAGTATCTAATAATAGTGCCACTTTAATAGTTTGTTTTTTTGTGTTTTCTTTTTCTGTTTTGTTTGTTGCAAAGCTCAAACTTGATAGTAAGAGTAAACAGATTGTTGCTGCTTTTAATTTCATAATAAATTGTTTTTAATGATTTCTTTAATTAAAAGAATGGTAAGTTTTAGGTGATTATTTAATTGAAAATTTTGCATAAATTGAAGACGTGATTTTTATTTTTTGAAACTGAATAGTTTCATTTTTAATCCCTCTTATTTTTGACATTGCATAATTATTATTCATGTTATTTGCCATTACATAATTTTGATGATTATTATTATTATTATTATTTAATTCATTAATTTTAATAGGCTTTCCTGTTTTCTGACCTATTGAAGTAAGTAAATAATCTGCTTTTTCTTTTGCAGCCTTAATGGCAGCAATTCTATTTTCTTTTTTTATAGTCTCTATGTTAGAATGTGTAGCTTTAGTAATATTTACTTCAGAAATTTTTAGTTTGTCAAACTGATTAAATAATTTTTTTAATTTGTCTACATCATTTACTTTTAAAGTGTAATTTGCTGTAGAAAGTACTTCTTCTTTCCACCATCCTGTTTTTGCTAAAAAAGCATTTACATCAGAAATTGAGAGGTTACTTTCTGGGATTTTAATTTTTTTTAACTCGTTTTTTAATTGATTCTCTAAAATATCAATTGTTTGCTTTTTGCCTCTAACAATTCTTTCTCTAATAAGAATATCAATATAGATCTCATCAGGTATTATTTCTTTTTCAGATTTTCCAACAACTTCAATAAAAGGGTTTTCAATAATTGAGTTAGATTGACTAAAAATTACACTTGTAAAAAGTAATAGGATGATTAATTTATAATATTTCATTTTGTTATATTTTATTGTTTTATAATGTAAATCTATGAGCAACTTTTTTCTAAAAAAAACTAGAATGAGTAAACGAACCTTTTGAGTGAGTGAACAAGAAATAGGAATGAGTGAATAATGATTTATAGCCTTTTATTTAGCAAGAACTCTAAGTTTTGCATTTTTTTGGTTGCCTTTTTGTGTGTATGTTTACATTATGCTTAAGAAATCACATATAGTATTAATCTTTTTATTTTGTGGAATACAGGCGTTATTTTCTCAAGAAAATATTAGTTCTAAAAGAGGAATTGAGTTTTCTTTAAAAGTTGCTGTAGTTGATAAAAACACTAATGAAGCTATTAAAAACGCTGAGGTTTATGTAAATGGAGTTTCTTATAGATTTTCTATTATCAAGGATAAATATATAGTAAAAGCAAGGGTAGATGACGAACTAAGTGTTACACATCCAGATTTTGAAACTGTTTATTACACAATTAATTCTAATGAGGAAATTAAGATATTAGTAGAAGGTTTTGCTGATCAAAAAAGATCTAAATATGGTTCTAAAAAAGCTGTATTAAAAAGTAATGCACATTATCAAAATTTAGATTCAGCAAAATATTTTAAAAAGAAAGATATTGATAAGAGTATTTCTTTTATAGAAAAAAACCTAAAAACAAAGCAATCTAGAAAACGTAACGCAGCAACATATAAAACACTTGCCGATATTTATTTGTACTGGAATCAATATGATTTAGCGAGTAATAATTATAAATTATCACTTCAAATAAATGATAATGCTAGTACAAAAATAGATTTAGCAAATGCTCTGTTTTTGCAAAAAAAATATGCTGAAAGCGAAAAAATAAACCAATCAATAATTGATGAAAAATTAAGTAATTTCGAAAAAATTAAAGCTTTCGAAGGCTTAGGTGATGTGCAATTTGCTTTAAAAAAATATAATGGTGCAAAAATTAATTATAACGAGGCGCTAAAAATTGCAAAAAAAAACTTGGTAACTCCAAAAATCACCGATATCAATTCTAAAATTGCAGAAGTTTATGCTGCAGAAGGTAATATTCTTAAAGCCAATTTACAGTTTCAAAATTCATTAGATTTAGCAGCTAAAGAAAACGTAAAAAGATCTTTAATTGAAGAAGAAAAAGTTGCAGACTTTTTAAATGAATCTAATTTATATGATGATGAAATTAAATTAAGAAAAGAAAGTTTAAAGAAAGCAACGGCAGAAAATATTGAGAAGAAAGATAAAGGTGTAGAAGTAATTACCTCACAAAAAATTAACTATAAAATTGGTAATGCCTATGCGCAAAAAGAGGATTATGATGAAGCAATTCCGTTTTTAGAGAAAAGTATTAAAGACGCAAATGACAATAAAGATATTATTATTCAAAAAGATGCTACTCGAAAATTATCAGAAGTTTATGCTTCTGTAGGTGATTACAATAAAGCCTTAAAAAGTTATCAAGATTATGTAGAGTTGGTAGATAAATCATATATAAAAAAAGAGCAAGAAATTAATCAAGCAAAACATTTTTCTAAGAAAATTGCAGATAACCAGAATCGAATTTCTAGTTTAGAAAAAGATAAGGAATTAGCGCAAAGTAAAATTAGTTTAGCAATAATAGATCAAAAATTATCCGAAGAAAGTAATAAAAGACAACGTCAAATAATTTATTTTTTAATTGCTGGAATTCTACTTTTAACACTGCTAGCATATTTTATGTTCAGGAATAATAAACAACAAAAAATCGCGAATAATTTATTGGCACTAAAATCTATGCGTTCACAAATGAATCCGCATTTTATTTTTAATGCATTAAATTCTGTTAATAGTTTTATTGC from Lutibacter sp. Hel_I_33_5 carries:
- a CDS encoding glucosaminidase domain-containing protein — protein: MRLKLVFFYVLLSFILVGCGASKKITKPKKTVVSVEPKPVKLPSVKQQKHIKKLTNKNPRLNKNTLNYIKKYASLAVHEMHLYKIPASITLAQGVLESGSGRGQLASKSNNHFGIKCHTTWQGARVYYDDDAKGECFRKYQYVATSYRDHSKFLSARKRYAFLFNFSRKDYKSWARGLKKAGYATDKKYPKKLIKIIKDYKLYEFDKISKRDFKKFTKESPTSEEKKSNKKYYTIKKGDTLYSLARKFNLTVAKLKSMNGLRNNSLSIGQELKVK
- a CDS encoding vWA domain-containing protein; protein product: MKLKAATICLLLLSSLSFATNKTEKENTKKQTIKVALLLDTSNSMDGLINQAKTKLWEIVNELSYAKYGINKPNLEIALYEYGNDKLAARNGFIRRVLHFSSDLDEISEKLFSLTTNGGSEFCGQVIKTSLKELEWGRNKKDLRLIFIAGNEPFTQGKINYKEAISDAKEKDIIINTIFCGRFQNGVAGKWQDGANSGGGDYMTINHNKRIVHIVTPFDDEIIICNKKLNKTYIYYGSKGHSKFANQFAQDNNAEALDEVVAVKRAVSKSSRLYKNSSWDLVDAEEEKEIDYTNIKKEQLPKHLKNKSSKEIKAYVKEQAKKRKEIQQKIQELNKKRRKYIAENQKNKDVKNIDNLMIKAIKRQAKLKNYSW
- a CDS encoding SIMPL domain-containing protein (The SIMPL domain is named for its presence in mouse protein SIMPL (signalling molecule that associates with mouse pelle-like kinase). Bacterial member BP26, from Brucella, was shown to assemble into a channel-like structure, while YggE from E. coli has been associated with resistance to oxidative stress.), whose protein sequence is MKYYKLIILLLFTSVIFSQSNSIIENPFIEVVGKSEKEIIPDEIYIDILIRERIVRGKKQTIDILENQLKNELKKIKIPESNLSISDVNAFLAKTGWWKEEVLSTANYTLKVNDVDKLKKLFNQFDKLKISEVNITKATHSNIETIKKENRIAAIKAAKEKADYLLTSIGQKTGKPIKINELNNNNNNNHQNYVMANNMNNNYAMSKIRGIKNETIQFQKIKITSSIYAKFSIK
- a CDS encoding histidine kinase, producing the protein MLKKSHIVLIFLFCGIQALFSQENISSKRGIEFSLKVAVVDKNTNEAIKNAEVYVNGVSYRFSIIKDKYIVKARVDDELSVTHPDFETVYYTINSNEEIKILVEGFADQKRSKYGSKKAVLKSNAHYQNLDSAKYFKKKDIDKSISFIEKNLKTKQSRKRNAATYKTLADIYLYWNQYDLASNNYKLSLQINDNASTKIDLANALFLQKKYAESEKINQSIIDEKLSNFEKIKAFEGLGDVQFALKKYNGAKINYNEALKIAKKNLVTPKITDINSKIAEVYAAEGNILKANLQFQNSLDLAAKENVKRSLIEEEKVADFLNESNLYDDEIKLRKESLKKATAENIEKKDKGVEVITSQKINYKIGNAYAQKEDYDEAIPFLEKSIKDANDNKDIIIQKDATRKLSEVYASVGDYNKALKSYQDYVELVDKSYIKKEQEINQAKHFSKKIADNQNRISSLEKDKELAQSKISLAIIDQKLSEESNKRQRQIIYFLIAGILLLTLLAYFMFRNNKQQKIANNLLALKSMRSQMNPHFIFNALNSVNSFIAVNDERNANRYLSEFSVLMRSVLENSDEDFIPLSKEIELLELYVKLEHNRFKDKFEYSISVNEDIDLDQFSIPPMLLQPYIENAIWHGLRYKEEKGNLEISINQQDEELLSIEVIDNGIGRKKSQELKTKNQLKQKSKGMSTIKNRINILNDMYKDRVTVTISDVFDNGEGTKVALLLKKK